CGCAACCGGAAACTCTCGATGCCGCGGCCCTGACCATGCGAGTCACGGCCGTCCTAGGCGGCGATCTGGAGTCCTTTCGGAGATTCCTGCTGGTTCTGGCCGCAGCGCCTTTCGTGCAGGATGTGGAAACGCTGGAAATTAGCCGTCCGGATCAGCGGCTGGAATTCGCGGTGGGGCTTCGGCTCAAGCTGGAAAACACGCGACCGGGCAAGGACAAAGCGATCGGGAACGCACGGTCTGGGCAAGCAAATGACCAAGCGTGAGAAAGTGCTAGTCGCCCTGACCATCTTCGCGGCCCTTGGCAGCGGCGCGATGTTGCTGGCCAGCCCCGCAAGCAGGCCACCGGATGTCCGCCAAGAGACCCAGGCCGAAGCCGGCCAAGCATTGGATATCATGGCCGAGCTGCAGTCGCTCGCGGGCCGGCGACAAACCGGTGTCAGACAGCCAGTGGAACTTCAGGCGGCTCTGGAATCCTGGGCCGCCACGGATCCATTCCGATCGCTACCCGCACAGCCGGACGCCCAGGCAGGTAAGCAGGACACTCATGCCGAACCCAAGGCGACAATGGCTTTCAACGGATACATGGAAGCTGGCGCTTTCAGGTTGGCCATCATCGACGGCCTGGAATACCAGGTCGGCGACCTGCTTCCCGATGGCGAGTATCACGTGGCGGTCATCACCAAAAAGGCCGTGACCCTGAAGCGCACTCATGGCGGCGAGCGCGTGACCCTGCCCTATACGGGCGATGAGTAGCCGCAGGAGCATTGATAAAGACATATGACGACCGTAAACCGCGCTCTCAACATGCTGCCGGGCTGCCCGGCCATGCTGACCTTGCTGGTCCTGCTGGCTTTTGTTGCGGGCTGTGCCGATAAGAAACCCGAGCCCGATCCTTTCTTTTCCAAGTGGCAGACCATGGCCCAGGAATCCAGGGGGCACTCGCCCAGTCCCAAGCCGCACGCGCCGGAAATCACCGACATCGGCTCCGAGGGTGCGAGCGCCAAGCCCGCGGCCGTACAGCGGAGCCTGCCGGACGCGCTGGTGACCCTGCGCCTGCGCGACACCGAGGTCTCGGCGGTCCTGCGCGCTCTGGGCCGTCTGGCCAAGGTGAACATGCTGCTGTCCCCGGGCGTGCAGGGTAAGGCAAACCTGGACGTGCGCAACGCGCCCTGGAGCCAAGTCTTCGAAGGCCTGCTCAAGAGCCATGGGCTGACCTGGGCCTGGCAAGGCCAGGTGCTGCGGGTCATAAGCGCCGAGGATCTCCAGCGCGAGGCCTCGGTATCCAACGCCATGGGCGGCAACCTGGCCCTCAGGCAGACCTCGGTGGTCGCCGTGCGCTATGCCGACGCGGCCAAGCTCAAGGAGAACCTCCAGCCCCTGATGACCACCGGCCCCACCGGGCAGCCCATGGGCACCCTCGTGGTGGACGAACACAACAACGCGCTCATCATTCAGGCCGCTCCCGAGGAATCCCGGCGCATACTGCGGCTCGTGGAGCAGCTGGACAAGCCCAGGGCCCAGATCCTGCTCAAGGCGCACATCGTGGAAACCACCAAGGACACGGCCAGGGATCTGGGCGTGCAGTGGGGTGGAGTGTACCAGACCTCCGGCAGCGGGAACAACCTCTTCGCCATTCCGGGCGGCACCAACGGCCGTCTCGAAGACAACAAATGGGTGTATGACAGCACGCTTGGCACAGGCATAGGCGGCCAGGGCTTCGGCGTGAACCTGCCAGCCGATTTGGCGGCAGGGGGCACGCAGCTTGGCCTCATGTTCGGCAAGCTCGGCGGCAGCATTCTGGAGTTGCAGCTCTCCGCATTGCAGGAGAACGGCCGGGTGAACATCCTTTCCTCACCGTCCATCTCGACCCTCGACAACCAGATGGCCTTCACCGAGAACGGCGAGCGCGTGCCTTACGTGGCCACCGATGAAGAGGGCGATCTGAACGTAAAGTTCGAAGATGCCGTGCTGCGCCTGGAGATCACCCCGCACGTCATCGACCGCGAACAGCTCAAGCTCAAGATCCTGGTCAGGAAGGATGAAGTCGACACCTCGCGCACGGTGCAAGGAAACCCGTTCATCATCAAGAAGCGGACCGAGACCGTGCTCGTGGTGGACGACGGGGAGACCGTGGTCATCTCCGGCCTGTCGCGCGACTTTGATTCAAGCCGCGACCAGAAGGTGCCTTGGCTGGGCGACATCCCCCTGCTGGGCCGGCTGTTCCAGCGCAACGTGGACAAGGCTGAAATGGAAGAGGTGCTCATCTTCATCACCCCCCACGTGCTGCCTTTCCGCGCCGCGGCCGCCCCAGCCGGTGCTCCGGCAGCCGGCAAAGCTCCGCGGATGAGGTAAGCCATGGACTACTACACGCTGCTGGACCTGGAGCGGGAGCCTTTCTCCAATTCGCCGGACCCGGACTTTTTTTATGCGACCGCGCAGCATGCAAGCTGCCTGCAGCAGCTCGAAATAGCTCTGCGCCTGCGCCGAGGGCTCAACGTGGTGCTCGGCGAGGTTGGTCTCGGCAAGACCACCCTTTGCCGCCGGCTCCTGTGCGATCTGGCCAGGGACGAGGGCGTGGACGCGCACCTGATCCTGGACCCGGCTCTGCCCAGCGCCGAAGCCATGCTGGCCATGTTGGACGAGATGCTGAGCGGCGCGCCGCCCGTGGGCGGACCCAAACGCAGCCTTGGCGCAGCGCAGCTCAAGGAGCGCATCAAGAGCCGGCTCTTCCGTCTGGCCGTGGACCAGGGGCGCATCGTGGTCCTGTTGGTGGACGAGGCCCAGGAAATTTCGCCCGAATGCCTGGAGGCCCTGCG
The genomic region above belongs to Desulfocurvibacter africanus subsp. africanus DSM 2603 and contains:
- the pilQ gene encoding type IV pilus secretin PilQ; this translates as MTTVNRALNMLPGCPAMLTLLVLLAFVAGCADKKPEPDPFFSKWQTMAQESRGHSPSPKPHAPEITDIGSEGASAKPAAVQRSLPDALVTLRLRDTEVSAVLRALGRLAKVNMLLSPGVQGKANLDVRNAPWSQVFEGLLKSHGLTWAWQGQVLRVISAEDLQREASVSNAMGGNLALRQTSVVAVRYADAAKLKENLQPLMTTGPTGQPMGTLVVDEHNNALIIQAAPEESRRILRLVEQLDKPRAQILLKAHIVETTKDTARDLGVQWGGVYQTSGSGNNLFAIPGGTNGRLEDNKWVYDSTLGTGIGGQGFGVNLPADLAAGGTQLGLMFGKLGGSILELQLSALQENGRVNILSSPSISTLDNQMAFTENGERVPYVATDEEGDLNVKFEDAVLRLEITPHVIDREQLKLKILVRKDEVDTSRTVQGNPFIIKKRTETVLVVDDGETVVISGLSRDFDSSRDQKVPWLGDIPLLGRLFQRNVDKAEMEEVLIFITPHVLPFRAAAAPAGAPAAGKAPRMR